The following coding sequences lie in one Bos indicus isolate NIAB-ARS_2022 breed Sahiwal x Tharparkar chromosome 12, NIAB-ARS_B.indTharparkar_mat_pri_1.0, whole genome shotgun sequence genomic window:
- the GTF3A gene encoding transcription factor IIIA: protein MRRRGRGLSEHARAPRRRSNPAPPGSRSRKCRGPTRWVRGSGRWSAVLRHVGRHVTERLAQGNLEPPASVAEAVSSLTIADAFVAAGEGAAPPPQAPPRSFICSFPSCSAAYNKAWKLDAHLCRHTGERPFVCDHEGCGKAFVRDYHLSRHALIHTGEKPFVCTASGCEQKFNTKSNLKKHFERKHENQQKQYTCSFEGCEKTFKKHQQLKTHQCQHTNEPLFKCAHEGCGKHFASPSSLKRHGKVHEGYICQKQCSFVAKTWTELLKHMRETHKEDIRCGVCQKTFKRKDFLRQHMRMHAPERDVCRCPRAGCGRTYTTAFNLQSHILSFHEQQRPFVCEHAGCGKTFAMKQSLSRHAVVHDPNMKKTKVRPSRGKRSLASRLSGYVPPKRTQGQAVPLPRNGEPLSCMEGHVLSTSPC from the exons ATGCGCCGGCGCGGGCGGGGTCTCTCGGAGCATGCGCGAGCGCCACGCAGGCGCTCCAACCCCGCCCCTCCGGGGTCACGCTCCCGGAAGTGCCGTGGGCCCACGCGTTGGGTCCGGGGGAGCGGTAGGTGGTCAGCGGTTCTGCGGCACGTGGGTCGGCACGTGACGGAGCGCTTGGCCCAGGGCAACCTGGAGCCGCCGGCCTCGGTGGCCGAGGCGGTGTCGTCCCTGACTATCGCCGATGCATTCGTTGCAGCCGGCGAGGgcgccgccccgccgccccagGCGCCCCCTCGGAGCTTCATCTGTTCCTTCCCCAGCTGCAGCGCCGCTTACAACAAGGCCTGGAAGCTGGACGCGCACCTGTGCCGGCACACAGGGGAG AGACCATTTGTTTGTGACCATGAAGGCTGTGGCAAGGCCTTCGTCAGGGACTACCATCTCAGCCGCCACGCCCTGATTCACACCGGAGAAAAGCCCTTTGT TTGTACAGCTAGTGGCTGTGAACAGAAATTCAACACAAAATCAAACTTGAAGAAACATTTTGAACGCAAACATGAAAACCAGCAAAAACAATATACA TGCAGTTTTGAAGGTTGTGAGAAGACCTTTAAGAAACATCAGCAGCTGAAAACCCACCAGTGCCAGCACACCAACGAGCCACTGTTCAA GTGTGCCCACGAGGGATGTGGAAAACACTTTGCCTCCCCCAGCAGTCTGAAGCGGCATGGGAAGGTCCATGAGG gctATATATGTCAAAAACAATGTTCTTTTGTGGCAAAAACATGGACAGAGCTTCTAAAACACATGAGAGAAACCCATAAAG AGGACATAAGGTGTGGCGTGTGCCAGAAAACGTTTAAGCGCAAGGACTTCCTGCGGCAGCACATGAGGATGCATGCCCCCGAGCGGGACGTGTGTCGGTGTCCACGGGCAGGCTGCGGCCGCACCTACACCACCGCGTTCAACCTCCAGAGCCACATCCTCTCCTTCCACGAGCAGCAGCGCCCCTTCGTGTGCGAGCATGCCGGCTGCGGCAAGACCTTTGCCATGAAG CAGAGCCTCAGCAGGCATGCCGTTGTGCATGACCCCAACATGAAGAAAACCAAA GTGAGGCCGTCTCGTGGGAAGCGGAGCCTGGCCTCCCGGCTCAGTGGGTACGTCCCTCCTAAGAGGACACAGGGCCAGGCTGTGCCTTTGCCCAGGAATGGGGAGCCGCTGAGCTGCATGGAAGGCCATGTACTCTCCACGTCGCCATGCTGA
- the MTIF3 gene encoding translation initiation factor IF-3, mitochondrial produces the protein MAALFLKKLTLQTVKTENYCIRRCLGKYILQGPAPTQQPPRPSCLIHAKAFSTEDTQDEMTKKKKNETAFSSVGRKINERIIHVLDEQGNDLGHMHRANVIRLMAERDLRLVKRDASAEPPQYQLLTGAQIHQERLRLREAERAAPKPGPTLTKELTFSSNIGQHDLDTKSKQIQQWIEKKYKVQITVKKGKSADEPEDKMEEMCNRIVQTMSGIATFSSRPQPIRGGKAVMCVLRPLSKKEEAAWRAAPDTPRRDALNGGDGKDGASGVLPQ, from the exons ATGGCTGCTCTTTTCCTCAAGAAGTTAACATTACAAACGGTAAAGACTGAGAATTACTGCATTAGAAGATGTTTGGGCAAATACATCTTACAGGGGCCAGCGCCCACACAGCAGCCCCCAAGACCGTCCTGCCTCATTCACGCGAAAGCTTTTAGCACTGAAGACACCCAGGACgagatgacaaagaaaaaaaagaacgaGACGGCTTTCAGTAGTGTTGGGAGAAAAATCAACGAGCGCATCATTCACGTGCTGGATGAGCAGGGCAACGACCTGGGCCACATGCACCGGGCAAACGTGATCAGGCTCATGGCTGAGCGGGACCTGCGGCTGGTGAAGAGGGACGCCAGCGCCGAGCCCCCGCAGTACCAGCTCCTGACGGGCGCACAGATCCACCAGGAGCGGCTGCggctcagagaggcagagagggccGCACCCAAGCCGG GACCCACCCTGACCAAGGAGCTgactttttcttcaaatattggaCAACATGATCTGGACACAAAGAGTAAACAGATTCAGCAGTGGATTGAAAAAAAGTACAAAGTCCAGATTACAGTAAAGAAAGGGAAGAGTGCAGACGAGCCCGAGGACAAAATG GAGGAGATGTGTAATCGAATCGTCCAGACCATGTCTGGAATTGCAACCTTCTCATCCCGGCCACAGCCCATCAGAGGAGGCAAGGCTGTGATGTGTGTTCTTCGTCCCTTGAGCAAAAAGGAGGAGGCTGCGTGGAGAGCAGCTCCGGACACCCCAAGAAGAGACGCTCTGAACGGGGGAGACGGGAAGGACGGAGCATCTGGTGTCCTGCCCCAGTGA